The following coding sequences lie in one Musa acuminata AAA Group cultivar baxijiao chromosome BXJ1-8, Cavendish_Baxijiao_AAA, whole genome shotgun sequence genomic window:
- the LOC135587274 gene encoding uncharacterized protein LOC135587274 has translation MSIPKKPILKPFFLIFLSFFLFLHLFLSSKKAPNSPSSSSAAAATTPPLIRIRPGFRSYDDYIKLQLNKTLNPRLRRVWATRDWDRKVRVFARFFSEIKAEGLLTNASAALCVGARLGQEVAALRGLGVAGALGMDLVPAPPLVVAGDFHAQPFPDDYFDFEFSNVFDHALYPERFVAEVERTLRPGGVAVLHVAVHRRGDKYSANDLLGGVDGLVALFKRSELVRVRKVDGFGLDTEVVLRKKQK, from the coding sequence ATGTCCATCCCCAAGAAGCCCATCCTCAAgcctttcttcctcatcttcctttcctttttcctcttcttACACCTCTTCCTATCCTCCAAGAAAGCCCCaaactccccctcctcctcctccgccgccgccgccaccacccccCCGCTCATCCGTATCCGACCGGGCTTCCGCTCCTACGACGACTACATCAAGCTGCAGCTGAACAAGACCCTCAACCCGCGCCTCCGCCGCGTGTGGGCGACGCGCGACTGGGACCGCAAGGTCCGCGTCTTCGCCCGCTTCTTCTCCGAGATCAAGGCCGAGGGCCTCCTCACGAACGCCTCCGCGGCGCTCTGCGTCGGGGCGCGCCTGGGGCAGGAGGTGGCAGCCCTGCGGGGGCTTGGCGTGGCGGGCGCCCTGGGGATGGACCTGGTGCCTGCGCCGCCCCTGGTGGTGGCGGGCGACTTCCACGCGCAGCCCTTCCCGGACGACTACTTCGACTTCGAGTTCTCCAACGTGTTCGACCACGCGCTGTACCCGGAGCGGTTCGTGGCGGAGGTGGAGCGCACGCTGCGGCCGGGCGGGGTGGCGGTGCTTCATGTGGCGGTGCACCGGCGAGGGGACAAGTACTCCGCCAACGACCTCCTCGGGGGTGTCGACGGCCTCGTCGCCCTCTTCAAGCGTTCCGAGCTGGTCCGCGTCCGCAAGGTCGACGGCTTCGGCCTCGACACCGAGGTCGTCCTCCGGAAGAAGCAGAagtag
- the LOC135587273 gene encoding probable UDP-N-acetylglucosamine--peptide N-acetylglucosaminyltransferase SPINDLY isoform X1, whose product MVGVPKPRNPCRGFGEREREEICERRRRREMSESQPVANGEPVVGENQAKPEEVMKRPPPSRPVIIADLNVDPPESDGEECALDSVPHSIPRFDRNSMDESSTVNSAAIIRDSDIIDGEDLDQHCQGVSVSREEKVSSLKAGLVHMARKMPKNAHTHFVLGLMYQRLGQPQKAVLAFEKSTEILQKDEEEIQRTDLLSLVLIHHAQCLLLANAGDSSEKELEGDELEEILVKLKCSVESDAKQAAFWNTLGLLLLRTGRLQSAISVLSSLLAIVPDYLDSLANLGIAYLQSGNLEYSAKCFQNLLLKDQNHPAALMNYATLLLCKYASIIPGPGANAGEGAFVHQVEATTVAKECLLVAVKADPRAGPLWVNLANAYYVSGDHRSAKKCLEKAANLEPIQMSTRYAIAVHRIKDVERTQDSREQLAWAANEMASILKEGDPAIIDLPIAWAGLAMAHRAQHEIASAFGSGQMDLDEADERALYTLKQAIEEDPDDAIQWHQLGLHNLCTMQFKASVKFLKAAVARSRECSFAWSNLGIALQLTDDPSSAELVYKKALSFAANQHAHAILSNLGNLYRRQKRFNDAKVIFAKSLELCPGYAPAYNNLGLVYVAEGLWEEAKTCFEKALQSDPLLDAAKSNMTKAVAMTRIQETMRAT is encoded by the exons ATGGTCGGTGTCCCCAAACCCCGTAACCCTTGTCGAggttttggagagagagagagagaggaaatctGTGAGCGAAGAAGACGAAGAGAGATGTCGGAATCGCAGCCAGTGGCCAACGGGGAGCCGGTCGTTGGCGAGAATCAGGCCAAACCGGAAGAGGTGATGAAGAGACCCCCGCCCTCGAGACCGGTCATCATCGCCGACCTCAACGTCGATCCTCCCGAGAGCGACGGTGAGGAATGCGCGCTCGACTCCGTCCCCCACTCTATCCCCAGGTTTGATAG GAACAGCATGGATGAGAGCAGTACAGTCAACAGTGCAGCGATTATCAGAGATTCTGATATCATCGATGGTGAAG ATCTTGATCAACATTGTCAAGGAGTTTCTGTGTCTCGTGAGGAAAAAGTCAGTAGTCTGAAAGCT GGTTTGGTACATATGGCGCGAAAGATGCCGAAAAATGCTCACACACACTTTGTCCTTGGGCTAATGTACCAGAGACTGGGCCAGCCACAGAAG GCAGTATTAGCTTTTGAAAAGTCAACAGAGATACTacaaaaggatgaagaagaaaTTCAAAGAACAGATTTGCTCTCTTTAGTGCTGATACATCATGCACAG TGCCTTTTGCTAGCAAATGCTGGGGATAGTTCAGAAAAAGAGCTTGAAGGAGATGAATTAGAGGAAATTCTTGTCAAGTTGAAATGTTCAGTTGAATCTGATGCTAAACAAGCAGCTTTTTGGAATACTCTTGGTTTACTACTTCTTAGAACAGGACGACTGCAG AGTGCTATATCAGTTTTATCATCTCTGTTAGCAATTGTTCCAGACTACTTGGATTCACTAGCAAATCTTGGAATTGCTTACCTTCAAAG TGGGAATTTGGAATATTCTGCAAAATGCTTTCAAAACCTTCTTCTAAAAGACCAAAACCATCCTGCTGCTCTGATGAACTATGCAACTTTGCTTTTGTGTAAATATGCTTCAATCATCCCAG GTCCAGGTGCCAATGCAGGAGAAGGGGCTTTTGTGCATCAAGTAGAAGCTACAACTGTTGCAAAGGAGTGCTTATTAGTGGCAGTGAAAGCTGATCCACGAGCAGGACCATTATGGGTGAATCTTGCCAATGCATATTATGTGTCAGGTGATCACAGGAGTGCCAAAAAGTGCCTGGAGAAG GCAGCAAATTTAGAGCCTATTCAAATGTCTACCAGGTATGCAATAGCAGTTCATCGAATCAAAGATGTTGAAAGGACACAAGATTCTAGAGAACAGCTTGCATGGGCTGCAAATGAAATGGCTTCTATTCTGAAAGAAGGTGACCCTGCAATTATTGATCTTCCAATAGCATGGGCAGGATTGGCAATGGCTCATAGAGCTCAACATGAAATAGCATCTGCTTTTGGTTCTGGGCAGATGGATTTGGATGAAGCAGATGAGCGAGCTCTGTATACATTAAAACAG GCAATTGAAGAGGATCCAGATGATGCAATTCAATGGCATCAACTTGGTTTACACAACCTCTGTACCATGCAATTCAAGGCATCTGTTAAGTTCCTCAAGGCTGCAGTAGCCCGATCAAGAGAATGCAGCTTTGCATGGTCCAATCTTG GTATCGCTCTGCAATTAACGGATGACCCATCTTCAGCTGAACTGGTATACAAGAAAGCACTCTCGTTTGCTGCAAACCAACATGCTCACGCCATCCTGTCCAACCTTGGTAATCTTTACCGGAGACAAAAGAGGTTCAATGATGCCAAGGTAATTTTTGCAAAGTCTCTGGAACTTTGCCCTGGATATGCACCAGCCTACAACAATCTTGGGCTTGTTTATGTGGCTGAGGGCCTCTGGGAGGAGGCTAAAACCTGTTTTGAAAAGGCTCTACAGTCAGACCCACTGCTTGACGCTGCCAAGTCCAACATGACAAAGGCAGTTGCCATGACTAGGATCCAGGAAACAATGCGGGCAACTTAA
- the LOC135587273 gene encoding probable UDP-N-acetylglucosamine--peptide N-acetylglucosaminyltransferase SPINDLY isoform X2: MVGVPKPRNPCRGFGEREREEICERRRRREMSESQPVANGEPVVGENQAKPEEVMKRPPPSRPVIIADLNVDPPESDGEECALDSVPHSIPRNSMDESSTVNSAAIIRDSDIIDGEDLDQHCQGVSVSREEKVSSLKAGLVHMARKMPKNAHTHFVLGLMYQRLGQPQKAVLAFEKSTEILQKDEEEIQRTDLLSLVLIHHAQCLLLANAGDSSEKELEGDELEEILVKLKCSVESDAKQAAFWNTLGLLLLRTGRLQSAISVLSSLLAIVPDYLDSLANLGIAYLQSGNLEYSAKCFQNLLLKDQNHPAALMNYATLLLCKYASIIPGPGANAGEGAFVHQVEATTVAKECLLVAVKADPRAGPLWVNLANAYYVSGDHRSAKKCLEKAANLEPIQMSTRYAIAVHRIKDVERTQDSREQLAWAANEMASILKEGDPAIIDLPIAWAGLAMAHRAQHEIASAFGSGQMDLDEADERALYTLKQAIEEDPDDAIQWHQLGLHNLCTMQFKASVKFLKAAVARSRECSFAWSNLGIALQLTDDPSSAELVYKKALSFAANQHAHAILSNLGNLYRRQKRFNDAKVIFAKSLELCPGYAPAYNNLGLVYVAEGLWEEAKTCFEKALQSDPLLDAAKSNMTKAVAMTRIQETMRAT, encoded by the exons ATGGTCGGTGTCCCCAAACCCCGTAACCCTTGTCGAggttttggagagagagagagagaggaaatctGTGAGCGAAGAAGACGAAGAGAGATGTCGGAATCGCAGCCAGTGGCCAACGGGGAGCCGGTCGTTGGCGAGAATCAGGCCAAACCGGAAGAGGTGATGAAGAGACCCCCGCCCTCGAGACCGGTCATCATCGCCGACCTCAACGTCGATCCTCCCGAGAGCGACGGTGAGGAATGCGCGCTCGACTCCGTCCCCCACTCTATCCCCAG GAACAGCATGGATGAGAGCAGTACAGTCAACAGTGCAGCGATTATCAGAGATTCTGATATCATCGATGGTGAAG ATCTTGATCAACATTGTCAAGGAGTTTCTGTGTCTCGTGAGGAAAAAGTCAGTAGTCTGAAAGCT GGTTTGGTACATATGGCGCGAAAGATGCCGAAAAATGCTCACACACACTTTGTCCTTGGGCTAATGTACCAGAGACTGGGCCAGCCACAGAAG GCAGTATTAGCTTTTGAAAAGTCAACAGAGATACTacaaaaggatgaagaagaaaTTCAAAGAACAGATTTGCTCTCTTTAGTGCTGATACATCATGCACAG TGCCTTTTGCTAGCAAATGCTGGGGATAGTTCAGAAAAAGAGCTTGAAGGAGATGAATTAGAGGAAATTCTTGTCAAGTTGAAATGTTCAGTTGAATCTGATGCTAAACAAGCAGCTTTTTGGAATACTCTTGGTTTACTACTTCTTAGAACAGGACGACTGCAG AGTGCTATATCAGTTTTATCATCTCTGTTAGCAATTGTTCCAGACTACTTGGATTCACTAGCAAATCTTGGAATTGCTTACCTTCAAAG TGGGAATTTGGAATATTCTGCAAAATGCTTTCAAAACCTTCTTCTAAAAGACCAAAACCATCCTGCTGCTCTGATGAACTATGCAACTTTGCTTTTGTGTAAATATGCTTCAATCATCCCAG GTCCAGGTGCCAATGCAGGAGAAGGGGCTTTTGTGCATCAAGTAGAAGCTACAACTGTTGCAAAGGAGTGCTTATTAGTGGCAGTGAAAGCTGATCCACGAGCAGGACCATTATGGGTGAATCTTGCCAATGCATATTATGTGTCAGGTGATCACAGGAGTGCCAAAAAGTGCCTGGAGAAG GCAGCAAATTTAGAGCCTATTCAAATGTCTACCAGGTATGCAATAGCAGTTCATCGAATCAAAGATGTTGAAAGGACACAAGATTCTAGAGAACAGCTTGCATGGGCTGCAAATGAAATGGCTTCTATTCTGAAAGAAGGTGACCCTGCAATTATTGATCTTCCAATAGCATGGGCAGGATTGGCAATGGCTCATAGAGCTCAACATGAAATAGCATCTGCTTTTGGTTCTGGGCAGATGGATTTGGATGAAGCAGATGAGCGAGCTCTGTATACATTAAAACAG GCAATTGAAGAGGATCCAGATGATGCAATTCAATGGCATCAACTTGGTTTACACAACCTCTGTACCATGCAATTCAAGGCATCTGTTAAGTTCCTCAAGGCTGCAGTAGCCCGATCAAGAGAATGCAGCTTTGCATGGTCCAATCTTG GTATCGCTCTGCAATTAACGGATGACCCATCTTCAGCTGAACTGGTATACAAGAAAGCACTCTCGTTTGCTGCAAACCAACATGCTCACGCCATCCTGTCCAACCTTGGTAATCTTTACCGGAGACAAAAGAGGTTCAATGATGCCAAGGTAATTTTTGCAAAGTCTCTGGAACTTTGCCCTGGATATGCACCAGCCTACAACAATCTTGGGCTTGTTTATGTGGCTGAGGGCCTCTGGGAGGAGGCTAAAACCTGTTTTGAAAAGGCTCTACAGTCAGACCCACTGCTTGACGCTGCCAAGTCCAACATGACAAAGGCAGTTGCCATGACTAGGATCCAGGAAACAATGCGGGCAACTTAA
- the LOC135587271 gene encoding fructose-bisphosphate aldolase 1, cytoplasmic-like produces MSAYCGQYHDELIANATYIGTPGKGILAADESTGTIGKRLASINVENVEENRRALRELLFCTPGALQYLSGAILFEETLYQKTANGKPFVEVLKEGGVLPGIKVDKGTIELAGTNGETTTQGHDDLGKRCKKYYEAGARFAKWRAVLKIGPNEPSQLSINANADGLARYAIICQENGLVPIVEPEILVDGPHDIKKCADVTERVLAACYKALNDHHVLLEGTLLKPNMVTPGSESAKVAPEVVAEHTVRALQRTVPAAVPAIVFLSGGQSEEEATLNLNAMNKLKGKKPWSLSFSFGRALQQSTLKAWAGKEGNIDKARTAFLARCKANSEATLGTYKGDAAGGEGVSESLHVKDYKY; encoded by the coding sequence ATGAGCTTATTGCTAATGCTACCTACATTGGCACCCCAGGCAAGGGTATCCTTGCTGCTGATGAGTCCACTGGCACGATAGGCAAGCGCCTTGCTAGTATCAATGTGGAGAATGTCGAGGAAAACCGTCGTGCTCTTCGTGAGCTTCTTTTCTGCACCCCTGGTGCCCTCCAATACCTCAGTGGTGCCATCCTCTTTGAGGAGACCCTCTACCAGAAGACAGCCAATGGGAAGCCTTTTGTTGAAGTCCTCAAGGAGGGTGGAGTCCTGCCAGGTATCAAGGTAGACAAGGGCACCATTGAACTTGCTGGTACCAATGGTGAGACCACTACCCAGGGTCATGATGACCTTGGCAAGCGTTGCAAGAAATACTATGAAGCAGGGGCTCGCTTTGCAAAATGGAGGGCTGTCCTCAAGATTGGTCCAAATGAGCCTTCACAACTGTCGATCAATGCAAATGCTGATGGGTTGGCACGCTATGCTATCATCTGTCAGGAGAATGGTCTCGTCCCAATTGTAGAGCCAGAGATCCTTGTTGATGGGCCACATGATATCAAGAAATGTGCCGATGTTACAGAGCGGGTGCTTGCTGCATGCTACAAGGCACTAAATGACCATCACGTTCTTCTGGAAGGAACTCTGTTGAAGCCTAACATGGTGACACCAGGGTCAGAATCAGCAAAAGTGGCTCCTGAGGTGGTTGCGGAGCATACTGTGCGTGCTCTCCAGAGGACTGTTCCTGCTGCTGTCCCTGCAATCGTCTTCCTTTCAGGAGGACAGAGTGAAGAGGAGGCTACCCTGAACCTGAATGCTATGAACAAGCTGAAGGGAAAGAAGCCATGGTCACTTTCCTTCTCGTTCGGTCGGGCTCTGCAGCAAAGTACACTCAAGGCATGGGCTGGGAAGGAGGGGAACATTGACAAGGCAAGGACTGCTTTCCTTGCAAGGTGCAAGGCAAACTCTGAGGCAACACTGGGGACATACAAGGGTGACGCTGCTGGAGGTGAAGGTGTCTCAGAGAGCCTCCATGTCAAGGACTACAAGTATTGA